From Bacillus basilensis, a single genomic window includes:
- a CDS encoding MgtC/SapB family protein, with translation MDYTDLLIKLGLSAILGFAIGLERELKRKPLGLKTCLVISIISCLLTIVSIKAAYNLPHTDHMNMDPLRLAAQIVSGIGFLGAGVILRRGNDSIAGLTTAAMIWGASGIGIAVGAGFYIEAIFGMCFLMISVELIPLTMKFVGPRSFRQRDIVVKLVVRNMDNIPVVIEEIKEMDIKVKNMKLKTLENGSHYLHLKLCIDQKRHTADVYYALQHLESVQQTEVESM, from the coding sequence ATGGACTATACCGATTTATTAATCAAACTAGGTCTCTCGGCAATTTTAGGATTTGCCATCGGTTTAGAGCGCGAATTAAAACGGAAACCACTTGGTTTAAAAACTTGTTTAGTTATTTCTATTATTAGTTGCCTCCTGACGATTGTTTCTATTAAAGCAGCTTACAATTTACCACATACCGACCATATGAATATGGATCCTCTTCGACTTGCCGCTCAAATTGTATCTGGAATTGGTTTTTTAGGTGCCGGTGTTATTTTACGTAGAGGAAACGATAGTATTGCAGGATTAACAACTGCTGCTATGATTTGGGGTGCTTCCGGTATCGGTATTGCCGTTGGGGCCGGATTCTATATCGAAGCCATTTTCGGGATGTGTTTCCTTATGATTAGTGTAGAACTTATACCATTAACAATGAAATTTGTAGGACCTAGATCATTTCGCCAACGTGATATCGTAGTGAAACTTGTTGTGCGAAATATGGACAATATCCCGGTTGTAATTGAAGAAATAAAAGAAATGGATATAAAAGTGAAGAATATGAAGCTTAAAACGTTAGAAAATGGCTCTCACTATTTACATCTTAAATTATGTATCGATCAAAAAAGACATACTGCCGATGTTTACTACGCTCTCCAACATCTTGAAAGTGTCCAACAAACTGAAGTGGAAAGTATGTAA
- a CDS encoding TrkA family potassium uptake protein — protein sequence MKSRPNLVDTFRDSIIFRLICFIVVLTAFSGFLIHRLEPSHFTTWFDGIWWSIVTIFTVGYGDFAPHTLIGKLIGMGIILFGTGFCSYYMVLFATDMINKQYMKVKGEEAATSNGHMIIVGWNERAKHVVKQMHILQPNLDIVLIDETLSLLPKPFHHLEFIKGCAHHDQTLLKANITTAHTILITADKEKNESLADTQSILNILTAKGLNPNIHCIAELLTSEQIQNATRAGVSEIIEGNKLTSYVFTASLLFPSISGVLFSLYDEISDNKLQLMELPPSCTGQTFANCSYTLLKQNILLLGIKRDEQYMINPVHSFVLIESDILIVIHH from the coding sequence TTGAAATCCCGTCCAAATTTAGTAGATACATTTCGTGATTCCATTATTTTTCGTTTAATTTGCTTTATTGTTGTACTTACTGCTTTTTCCGGCTTTCTTATACATAGATTAGAACCATCGCACTTCACCACATGGTTTGATGGAATTTGGTGGTCAATCGTTACAATTTTCACTGTTGGCTATGGTGACTTTGCCCCACATACACTAATAGGCAAACTTATCGGTATGGGTATTATTTTATTTGGAACCGGTTTTTGTTCTTATTATATGGTTCTATTCGCCACTGATATGATTAATAAACAATATATGAAAGTTAAAGGAGAAGAAGCTGCGACTTCTAACGGTCATATGATTATTGTCGGCTGGAACGAACGGGCAAAACATGTTGTAAAACAAATGCACATCTTACAACCGAACCTTGATATCGTTTTAATTGATGAAACACTTTCTTTACTTCCAAAACCATTTCATCATTTAGAATTTATAAAGGGATGCGCCCATCACGATCAAACGTTATTAAAAGCTAATATTACAACGGCTCACACTATATTAATAACAGCTGATAAAGAAAAAAACGAAAGCTTAGCTGATACACAGTCCATTTTAAATATTTTAACTGCAAAAGGTCTCAATCCAAACATTCACTGCATCGCAGAACTTCTTACTTCTGAACAAATACAAAATGCAACGAGAGCTGGTGTATCAGAAATTATAGAAGGAAATAAATTAACGAGCTATGTTTTTACCGCTTCTCTTTTATTCCCTTCTATTTCAGGTGTACTATTTTCACTTTACGATGAAATCTCTGATAACAAATTACAACTGATGGAGCTTCCCCCATCCTGCACCGGACAAACTTTTGCAAATTGCAGCTATACTCTTTTAAAGCAAAACATTCTCTTATTAGGTATAAAGCGCGACGAACAATATATGATTAATCCAGTCCATTCCTTTGTTCTCATTGAAAGCGACATACTCATTGTTATTCACCATTAA
- a CDS encoding YugN-like family protein, whose translation MIPIQSNLEGRTYALYKLEEIMKPLGYSIGGNWDYDKGCFDYKIDEEDGYQFLRVPFTAIDGELDVPGVVVRLETPYILSHVYQDELDEHVNTLTAGTSGMDQFAEPKDPDGDVKRKYINIGKVLVQELERHFINGE comes from the coding sequence TTGATTCCGATTCAATCAAATTTAGAAGGACGTACATATGCGTTATATAAGTTAGAAGAAATAATGAAGCCACTTGGATATAGCATTGGTGGCAATTGGGATTATGATAAAGGATGCTTTGATTATAAAATCGATGAAGAAGATGGCTATCAATTTTTACGAGTGCCATTTACAGCCATTGATGGAGAATTAGATGTACCTGGTGTAGTAGTCCGCCTTGAAACGCCGTATATTCTTTCGCACGTATATCAAGACGAACTAGATGAGCATGTGAATACTTTAACAGCTGGAACGAGTGGGATGGATCAATTTGCTGAGCCGAAAGATCCAGATGGAGATGTGAAAAGAAAATATATCAATATTGGGAAAGTGCTTGTACAAGAACTAGAGCGTCATTTTATTAATGGTGAATAA
- a CDS encoding glucose-6-phosphate isomerase, with translation MSTHVTFDYSKALSFIGEHEITYLRDAVKVTHHAIHEKTGAGNDFLGWVDLPLQYDKEEFTRIQKCAEKIKNDSDILLVVGIGGSYLGARAAIEMLNHSFYNTLSKEQRKTPQVLFVGQNISSTYMKDLMDVLEGKDFSINVISKSGTTTEPALAFRIFRKLLEEKYGKEEARKRIYATTDKARGALKTLADNEGYETFVIPDDVGGRFSVLTPVGLLPIAVSGLNIEEMMKGAAAGHDDFGTSELEENPAYQYAVVRNALYNKGKTIEMLVNYEPALQYFAEWWKQLFGESEGKDQKGIFPSSANFSTDLHSLGQYVQEGRRDLFETVLKVGKSTHELTIEAEENDLDGLNYLAGETVDFVNTKAYEGTLLAHSDGGVPNLIVNIPELNEYTFGYLVYFFEKACAMSGYLLGVNPFDQPGVEAYKKNMFALLGKPGFEELKAELEERLK, from the coding sequence ATGAGTACACATGTAACGTTCGACTATTCTAAAGCGTTATCCTTCATCGGTGAACATGAAATCACTTATTTACGTGATGCAGTGAAAGTAACACATCACGCAATCCACGAAAAAACTGGAGCTGGGAACGATTTCCTTGGGTGGGTAGACCTTCCGCTTCAATATGACAAAGAAGAATTTACTCGCATTCAAAAATGCGCAGAAAAAATTAAAAATGACTCTGACATTTTACTTGTTGTCGGTATCGGTGGTTCTTACCTAGGAGCACGTGCAGCAATCGAAATGTTAAACCATTCTTTCTACAACACGCTTTCTAAAGAACAACGTAAAACTCCACAAGTGCTATTTGTTGGACAAAACATTAGCTCCACTTACATGAAAGATTTAATGGACGTATTAGAAGGTAAAGACTTCTCTATTAACGTTATTTCCAAATCAGGTACAACAACAGAGCCAGCACTAGCATTCCGTATTTTCCGTAAGTTATTAGAAGAAAAGTATGGAAAAGAAGAAGCTCGCAAACGTATTTATGCAACTACAGATAAAGCGCGTGGTGCATTAAAAACATTAGCTGATAACGAAGGTTACGAAACATTTGTTATTCCGGATGATGTTGGAGGACGTTTCTCTGTATTAACGCCAGTTGGTTTATTACCAATCGCAGTAAGCGGCTTAAATATTGAAGAGATGATGAAAGGTGCAGCTGCTGGTCATGATGACTTCGGAACATCAGAACTAGAAGAAAACCCAGCTTACCAATACGCGGTAGTTCGTAACGCTCTATACAATAAAGGAAAAACAATTGAAATGCTTGTTAACTATGAGCCAGCACTTCAATACTTCGCTGAGTGGTGGAAACAGTTATTTGGTGAAAGTGAAGGAAAAGATCAAAAAGGTATTTTCCCATCTTCAGCAAACTTCTCAACTGACTTACACTCATTAGGTCAATACGTTCAAGAAGGTCGTCGTGACTTATTTGAAACAGTTCTTAAAGTAGGTAAATCTACACATGAACTGACAATTGAAGCAGAAGAAAACGATTTAGATGGATTAAACTACCTTGCTGGTGAAACTGTAGACTTCGTAAACACAAAAGCATACGAAGGTACATTACTTGCACATAGCGATGGCGGAGTACCAAACTTAATCGTAAATATTCCTGAATTAAATGAGTACACATTCGGTTACCTTGTATACTTCTTCGAAAAAGCGTGTGCGATGAGCGGCTACTTATTAGGCGTAAATCCATTTGACCAACCAGGAGTAGAAGCATACAAGAAAAACATGTTTGCTTTACTTGGTAAACCAGGATTTGAAGAATTAAAAGCAGAATTAGAAGAGCGTTTAAAATAA
- a CDS encoding DUF378 domain-containing protein, whose amino-acid sequence MSTLQRIALVFTVIGAVNWGLIGFFQFDLVAAIFGGQNSALSRIIYGIVGLSGLINLGLLFKPSENLGTHPETNEIR is encoded by the coding sequence ATGAGTACTCTGCAACGTATCGCATTAGTTTTCACTGTAATTGGCGCTGTGAACTGGGGACTAATCGGGTTCTTCCAGTTTGACTTAGTGGCAGCCATTTTCGGTGGACAAAACTCAGCTCTTTCACGTATTATTTACGGCATCGTTGGTCTTTCTGGGCTTATCAATCTTGGTTTACTCTTTAAACCATCAGAAAATCTTGGCACTCACCCAGAAACGAACGAAATTCGCTAG
- the yugI gene encoding S1 domain-containing post-transcriptional regulator GSP13 — MSEQYTTGVVVTGKVTGIQDYGAFVALDAETQGLVHISEITNGYVKDIHDFLKVGDTVEVKVLSIDEEHRKMSLSLKAAKRKQGRILIPNPSENGFNTLREKLTEWIEESELTK; from the coding sequence ATGTCAGAACAATATACAACAGGAGTGGTTGTAACAGGGAAAGTGACTGGGATTCAAGATTACGGTGCATTTGTAGCGTTAGATGCAGAAACGCAAGGACTTGTGCATATATCTGAAATTACAAATGGATATGTAAAGGATATTCATGACTTTTTAAAAGTCGGCGATACAGTAGAAGTAAAAGTACTTTCAATTGATGAAGAACACAGAAAAATGAGTTTATCGTTAAAAGCGGCGAAAAGAAAACAAGGACGGATTCTTATACCGAATCCATCTGAGAACGGATTTAATACGCTGCGAGAAAAGCTAACAGAATGGATTGAAGAGTCCGAGTTAACAAAGTAA